In the Bacteroidales bacterium genome, ACAGCGGCAACCTGATGCAGGCCACTTCGTCAAACAACGACTACAACGCTATGCTGATGGAGAAGGATAATAAACACAAAGAAAAGGGCGACGAACAGGGCTATCGTTATATTAATATGGTCACTTCGACCAAAAACAGAATTCTTCGCGCCTGGCGCGCCGAAGACACTAACGAAGAAGAATAAAATTATGGAATATTATTTATTGATAGCAGCAGGCATCGTAACCGCTTTTTTGATCGGGAGCATCCCGTCGGCGGTATGGATAGGCAAAGTTTTTTATGGCATCGACGTGCGCACACAAGGCAGCGGCAACGCCGGCGCCACCAACACCATACGTGTGCTGGGTGCAAAAGCAGGCATCCCCGTCTTATTATTCGACATCTTCAAAGGATGGTTCGCAGTGTACCTCTCGGTGTATTTCGCTCCCGAAACCATGAGCGAACTCTCGATGATCCATTTTCGCATAGCGCTGGCAGCCGTTGCAGTGCTGGGGCATGTCTTCCCGGTATTCGCAGGGTTCAGAGGTGGCAAAGGCATCGCCACTTTGCTGGGCGTGGGCATTGCGTTGTATCCACAGGGGGTGCTGGTGGCAATCGTCATTTTTGCAGTAGTGCTGGCCATAACCGGTTATGTTTCGCTGGGATCAATCACCGCCTCGGTAACTTTCCCTTTTGTAACTATTATCTTTTTCAACCCGCACTCCTTGTCGCTGCTATTGCTTGCTGTGATGGTAGGAATTTTTGTCCCGTTAACGCACCACCACAACGTAGAGCGGCTGCTCAAAGGCACCGAGCGGAAGTTTAGCTTCAGGAAGCGGAAGACGCCGGAGTAAACCCTTGCAGGGTTTTGGCAAATCCCGAACCGCTGAGCGCTTCTCTGAACCCCTGCAGGGTTTCGGCAAATCCCGAATAGCAAGGCGCTTCTCTAAACCCTGCAAGGGTTAAGGCGCCGCCGAACCGCTGAGTGTTTCTCTAAACCCTTGCAGGGTTTTACCGCACCACCACCCTTGCCTGCTTTGCAAATCCTTCTTCCGGCAGTAGCTGAAGCAGATAAATACCCGGGCGCAGGTGTGAAATATCTATTGTGATTTTCCGGGTTCCTCGTTCGCAAATTGTTGCAGGCACTTGATGCACCAGCACGCCGGTGAGCGAAAAGATTTGAAGTGAAACCTGCTGCACTTTTTGCAAATCAAAAGCTACCACAAAACTTCCTTTGGCAGGATTTGGAAAAACTTGAAGCGCCGGGGCTATGCTCCGCGGATTTTCAGGAGAAACTAATCCCAGCGGAGCGGCATCAAACTCATAGGCGCCCATGTCGATGATGGCGGTGCCGTTGTGGTTGCCGTCCCAGATGCGGTGGTTCATCAAAAGGTCGCCGGCGGGCAGCAACAATCCCAAGGTGTCAGGTGTGCCGGTATCA is a window encoding:
- the plsY gene encoding glycerol-3-phosphate 1-O-acyltransferase PlsY translates to MEYYLLIAAGIVTAFLIGSIPSAVWIGKVFYGIDVRTQGSGNAGATNTIRVLGAKAGIPVLLFDIFKGWFAVYLSVYFAPETMSELSMIHFRIALAAVAVLGHVFPVFAGFRGGKGIATLLGVGIALYPQGVLVAIVIFAVVLAITGYVSLGSITASVTFPFVTIIFFNPHSLSLLLLAVMVGIFVPLTHHHNVERLLKGTERKFSFRKRKTPE
- a CDS encoding T9SS type A sorting domain-containing protein; its protein translation is DTGTPDTLGLLLPAGDLLMNHRIWDGNHNGTAIIDMGAYEFDAAPLGLVSPENPRSIAPALQVFPNPAKGSFVVAFDLQKVQQVSLQIFSLTGVLVHQVPATICERGTRKITIDISHLRPGIYLLQLLPEEGFAKQARVVVR